One window of the Mycobacterium haemophilum DSM 44634 genome contains the following:
- a CDS encoding gamma-glutamylcyclotransferase produces MPLYAAYGSNMHPEQMLKRAPHSPMAGTGWLPGWRLTFGGEDIGWEGALATVVEDPDSRVFVVLYDMTPADEMNLDRWEGSEFGVHKKIRCRVERESSDTTIDPVLAWLYVLDAWEGGLPSARYLGVMADAAEIAGAPNDYVHDLRTRPARNIGPGTTT; encoded by the coding sequence GTGCCGCTTTATGCCGCTTACGGATCGAACATGCATCCCGAGCAGATGCTCAAGCGCGCACCACACTCGCCGATGGCCGGAACAGGCTGGCTGCCCGGCTGGCGCCTGACCTTCGGCGGCGAGGATATCGGTTGGGAAGGCGCGCTGGCCACGGTCGTCGAGGACCCAGATTCGAGGGTTTTCGTCGTCCTCTACGACATGACGCCGGCAGACGAGATGAACCTTGACCGGTGGGAAGGCTCCGAGTTCGGCGTCCATAAGAAGATTCGATGCCGAGTGGAGCGCGAATCCTCCGACACCACTATCGACCCGGTGCTTGCCTGGCTCTACGTGCTGGATGCCTGGGAGGGCGGGCTGCCGTCGGCGCGGTACCTGGGTGTCATGGCCGACGCCGCCGAAATCGCCGGCGCGCCAAACGATTATGTCCACGATCTGCGGACTCGCCCGGCCCGCAACATTGGCCCGGGGACTACCACCTAG